From Topomyia yanbarensis strain Yona2022 chromosome 1, ASM3024719v1, whole genome shotgun sequence, one genomic window encodes:
- the LOC131693503 gene encoding LOW QUALITY PROTEIN: translocon-associated protein subunit alpha-like (The sequence of the model RefSeq protein was modified relative to this genomic sequence to represent the inferred CDS: substituted 1 base at 1 genomic stop codon): MVDENYLCSKSIPDDRTGSQLDLPAGYPVEFLVNKGSDDFIVETVEASFRYPMDFNYFIQNFSAIAYNRKVKPGXEATVSYSFLPSESFAGRPFVSNIALNYRDASGNQFSEAVFNDTITITEVDEGLDGETFFLYVFLAAVVVLLLVLGQQFLGSYDKRKCSPAVRKTVETGTSNTKDVDYEWIPAETLKKIQDSPKGSKVSPKQSPRQRKTKRATGSDD, encoded by the exons ATGGTGGATGAAAATTATTTGTGCTCGAAAAGCATACCGGATGATCGAA CTGGCTCTCAGCTTGATCTGCCAGCAGGATATCCGGTGGAATTTCTGGTTAATAAGGGAAGCGATGATTTCATCGTTGAAACCGTCGAAGCTTCCTTCCGATACCCAATGGATTTCAACTATTTCATCCAGAACTTTTCGGCCATTGCTTACAACCGTAAGGTCAAACCCGGTTAGGAGGCTACAGTCTCCTATTCGTTCCTACCGTCGGAATCGTTTGCCGGAAGGCCGTTCGTTTCAAACATTGCCTTGAACTATCGCGATGCCAGTGGAAATCAGTTTTCTGAAGCTGTTTTCAACGATACCATCACAATTACCGAGGTGGACGAGGGTTTGGACGGGGAAACCTTTTTCCTGTACGTTTTCCTAGCTGCTGTTGTGGTTTTGTTGCTGGTTCTGGGCCAGCAATTCCTCGGATCATACGACAAACGAAAGTGCTCGCCGGCCGTGAGAAAGACCGTCGAAACGGGAACTAGCAATACTAAGGATGTGGACTATGAGTGGATTCCAGCTGAGACCCTGAAAAAGATTCAGGACTCTCCCAAGGGTAGCAAAGTGTCTCCTAAACAAAGCCCCCGACAGCGAAAGACGAAGCGGGCTACCGGTTCGGACGATTGA